A single Cannabis sativa cultivar Pink pepper isolate KNU-18-1 chromosome 7, ASM2916894v1, whole genome shotgun sequence DNA region contains:
- the LOC133039700 gene encoding uncharacterized protein LOC133039700 — translation MRLQQKAARSPLQSKKRGKRIKNPAISAAEIPPEVTTSGQHSTQLHINIPLVEALEKMLTYVKFVKDILIKKMRLGEFETVALTEGCSAMLKSEIPPKLNDLGNFTIPISIGGRDVGRALCDLGASINLMSMSIFRKLGIGEARPTTVTLQLADRSMAHPEGKIEDVFVQVDKFIFPADFISLDYEVDREVPIILGRPFLATGRTLIDVRNGQLTMRVNDQKVTFNVFNAMRFLDEIEECSRLSVIDSIVAEKFHKEVWKDERLISSLEELEAMSDDEETQVA, via the exons ATGAGGCTGCAACAAAAGGCAGCAAGGAGCCCTCTTCAATCCAAAAAGAGGGGGAAACGAATAAAAAACCCAGCAATTTCAGCTGCTGAAATTCCCCCAGAAGTTACAACATCAGGTCAGCATTCTACT CAGCTCCACATCAACATACCATTAGTGGAAGCTTTGGAGAAAATGCTAACTTATGTAAAGTTTGTGAAGGATATTTTGATAAAGAAAATGAGGCTTGGCGAGTTTGAAACAGTTGCTTTGACAGAGGGTTGTAGTGCTATGTTGAAAAGTGAAATTCCACCTAAATTGAATGATCTGGGCAACTTTACAATTCCAATTTCTATTGGGGGTCGAGATGTTGGAAGAGCTCTTTGTGATTTGGGAGCTAGTATTAATCTCAtgtctatgtctatttttaggaagttgggaattggagaagcaagaCCAACCACCGTCACTTTGCAATTAGCGGATCGTTCCATGGCTCATCCGGAGGGAAAAATTGAAGATGTGTTTGTACAAGTTGATAAGTTCATTTTTCCGGCCGATTTCATTAGTCTTGATTATGAAGTCGATAGAGAAGTTCCTATTATTTTGGGGCGGCCATTCCTTGCGACCGGGAGAACCTTGATTGATGTGCGAAATGGGCAACTCACTATGAGAGTGAATGATCAAAAAGTCACTTTTAATGTGTTCAATGCTATGAGATTTCTGGATGAGATTGAAGAATGCTCCCGTTTGAGTGTAATTGATTCTATTGTGGCTGAAAAATTTCACAAGGAAGTGTGGAAAGATGAAAGGTTAATAAGTTCTCTTGAAGAGCTTGAAGCTATGAGTGACGATGAAGAAACCCAAGTTGCTTAG